ACCTCATAAAAGCATTGGAACCTCATTTTATAGAGTATAAGACTAAACAGAAAAATGCGAGTACAACGACAACTGGTGACTCTAGTGTCTTCAAACTGATTAAAGGgaaagatgaagagattGCACAGCTTACAAAGAAATTAGAAGATAGGCGTAAGCAGGATACTGCGAATGAAAAATTGCTATCAAAGCTCACAGCAGATAATGAGAAactaaataaaaacaatgaCAACTTGTCTAAGAAACTGAATGAGAGTAACCAAGAAATAAGTAACcttcaacaaaaatacaGCCTATCAGAAAAAATGCTTGAGGAAAGTACTAAAAATTCGCACGATGTACAAGTTTTGGAGTCAAGCAATAAACAATTGAGACAATCAATAATTGATAAGGAGAAGACCATTCAGGATCTTTATGCAAAGATTGAAAAGCTTGAGGATGAAATATTGAAAGGGAAAGATACATTTAAGATCgaaaaagagaatattaataaagCAAATAGAGAAAATATTACGGCTTTGGAAAGTCAGATCGAACAACTCCGTATCGAATTGGAAAACTGTAACGTAATTactaatgaaaatgaagataGCCAGTCAAAATATCAGCTTATCAAAGAACAATTCGAGTCGAGTAAAGCGAATTGGTCAAGCATTGAATCTGTattaaattcaaaaatatcaacTCTAGAAGATACCattgaaaaggaaaaagacCATCGAGCTAACTTACTGACACAACTAGAAACGAAGACCCAACGCTTGTTAACTTTGGAGAAACaacaagatcaagaaaGCAGTGAAAACATCACCTTAAAAAAAACCTGTATCACGCTAGAATCTAAAGTAGCTACCTTGGAGCGGGACCTACAAAACTTAAAAGACGATTACAATTTATTGGAGAGTAAATATAATACTCAGAGAAGTCAATATAGGAAATCATCTGAATCTAGGTTAAATAACTCCTCAAGATCGATAAATGAAGAGGTGAGTGAATCTTGGAATGACTTTGGATCAGGATTGAATTCTCTTAAAATAACAGAGAGCAATGGAGCTCTAGACACTCTGATGGGACAGAGT
This is a stretch of genomic DNA from Nakaseomyces glabratus chromosome M, complete sequence. It encodes these proteins:
- the SGM1 gene encoding Sgm1p (CAGL0M00462g~Ortholog(s) have COPI-coated vesicle, Golgi apparatus localization), with the translated sequence MNESKRLTLEERLNLAAQKRRKPKKIVPGGNAEDSGLHTNPSSKESLVEDHEIELNTWIPEDISSISRDDLIKALEPHFIEYKTKQKNASTTTTGDSSVFKLIKGKDEEIAQLTKKLEDRRKQDTANEKLLSKLTADNEKLNKNNDNLSKKLNESNQEISNLQQKYSLSEKMLEESTKNSHDVQVLESSNKQLRQSIIDKEKTIQDLYAKIEKLEDEILKGKDTFKIEKENINKANRENITALESQIEQLRIELENCNVITNENEDSQSKYQLIKEQFESSKANWSSIESVLNSKISTLEDTIEKEKDHRANLLTQLETKTQRLLTLEKQQDQESSENITLKKTCITLESKVATLERDLQNLKDDYNLLESKYNTQRSQYRKSSESRLNNSSRSINEEVSESWNDFGSGLNSLKITESNGALDTLMGQSSNIGDLTASDFTNNHELDPIDRDISFEKNLDAIEETSFPEDADELDQRNSRGVSMRRHSTRNSTQMQSNAQLVTKLGHEIGRLETEIQSHREKIERLQKEKQLANDEILKLIDKNNGLSSIKLEKEELEKQVRDLQEKLDTSLQILGEKTERVEELQNDVLDLKDMLHEQVKQMVDLQERLR